The Candidatus Hydrogenedens sp. genome has a segment encoding these proteins:
- a CDS encoding acyloxyacyl hydrolase, which translates to MFKINCLQKYNIILIVLFLVGISITSTTSSEEIKEEQPKNLRIRLGFENMFHAGEASDKADEIFFNPTIDIEKKVSPRTALSLRCIPAFFYIQDKNIEEVFGAGVGGTIRIYIKKEERGFFSEIHEVILFHKNKFEGNSSNINFYSSLGIGYQFNKEWDILFQLGHISNADLKENNKGTDLMGIGIGYTF; encoded by the coding sequence ATGTTTAAGATTAATTGTTTACAAAAATACAATATAATATTAATTGTTTTATTTCTTGTCGGAATATCTATTACCTCAACTACTTCTTCAGAAGAAATAAAAGAGGAACAACCCAAAAATCTTCGAATTCGTTTAGGCTTTGAAAATATGTTCCATGCAGGGGAAGCATCAGACAAAGCAGATGAAATATTTTTCAATCCTACAATTGATATTGAGAAAAAGGTTTCGCCAAGAACAGCACTTTCATTAAGATGTATCCCTGCATTTTTTTATATTCAAGATAAAAATATAGAGGAAGTGTTTGGAGCAGGCGTTGGGGGCACAATAAGAATTTATATCAAAAAAGAAGAACGTGGTTTTTTCTCAGAAATCCATGAAGTTATTTTGTTTCATAAGAACAAATTTGAAGGTAATAGCTCAAATATAAATTTTTATTCATCATTAGGTATTGGCTATCAATTCAATAAAGAATGGGATATCCTTTTTCAATTAGGACACATTTCAAACGCTGATCTAAAAGAGAACAATAAAGGCACCGACCTGATGGGGATAGGTATCGGCTATACTTTCTAA